The genomic region ACCTTTAATACAACTTAATCAAATCAGAATTTGTATTTGAAATTGTTTTAGGGCTATAAAGTTGCATACATAAACACCTGTAATGTTGAAACTGAAATGTTtcctttatttgtattcttctcTGTTTGACCCACTTACTGTGTATCACTGTCTTCAGGTGGGGCTCAAGTGTAATTCTGTATGTGTGCCATAATGTCCCATAAGATCCCTCAGTGCTGACCACACATGATGAAGTCCTGCTGCAGATGGCCCTCTCTTAAACATATCTCTTATTTTAACAGTCTGTGGCTCAGATGCTCATCTATTCTCCACCGGCTGCTCAGCGCACTCAGCATGTTCACATGGCTCAGAGGACACCGCCTCACCTTATCTAGGTATGTTCGTGAGATGGAATTCAGTTTATTATAATGAAATACGAAGGACGGATACAACTTCACTCcagtacacacacaaacatgaccTTGCCATGAATCCCCTGTGAATCTGTTTGTGACAGTGGGGGAAAGAGGGATTTTTCCATCTGTCATACTGGAAGTCCTCCGAGAGATGTCATCCCCACAGCACGAGGAGTGTGTgcatgtcagtgtgtgtgtgtttagagtAGTGGAGGGATTGCATATGCAgcaatcaaatacatttttcCTCCAACAATATCCAAAGCCTCTAACAAGGTCAGCGCAATGCATCAAGATTTTATCCATCACTCTGCATATGTCAGTAACCACTAAGAATGACAATGCGGTCTTCAAATTGTTTGGAAAGCACAAAAACAACTCCAGAGAATGAACGTTGCTCTGTATTTCATGGTCCTGCATCAACTTTAGAAAAGGCCGGCATCTAAGCCAAAACCTGAACCTTCCTCCAGCCGAGCACCGACCCTGGGGAGACAGGGGTGATGTTGACCATGTGTCCTACTAATCATCTCAATGATGGACCCCACTACTGGGTAAAATAGACACCCCCCTGCCTGAACCCCTAAACCCCCTTAACCCTTCCCTAAACCCTCTGTTGGCCCCCCGTTGTGCGTGCTCATTGGCTGACCGCCTTCAGGCGTCCCTTTTCCACGGGCCCATTGTCTGGCCCCATAAGCAGCTTTGTTTCTGCATGTGCAGCTGGGCTGGCCCGCGCAGCCATTAGCCACAACACGCTAAAAGGAGAGCGGGATAATATaattacaaaacaaaagtcagGTGGCTCACGAGATCTGCCAGAAAAAGCCCATTTGGGGGAGATGCGAGGACACGCTGGCGGGTGGCCAGCTATAATTCGATTATGAAGTTGTGTGAGTGACAAAAGAAACAATtgaatcttttttttcttttatttgccACACTGTGGTCTAATTTGATTTCATCAGGGCCTTAAAAAGAAAGCAGTCTGAAAAGAGAGAAGATTTACTCTTCTAATTTCTAGAGTCACCGGCTCAGAAAATGTAATATGCTCTGACAAAAAAGCGAGAGAAATTCTTCCCTGGGCTGACTTTATTGTTGTTGAGCACTTTGACTGCATGTGAGGCCCAATGCAGATAAATCGCTGAGGTTTTCCTGCGAACTGGTCTTGTGCTCTTGTTTTGCATGAATGCACACTGACGGGCGGACAATGGGATCAGTGGCAGATCCATCTCCTGTTATACTTTCTTCAAACAGGGCTGCAAGTGTGTCCCCTGTTCTGTCGGCAGACCAGAATTTATCCTGTTAGTCACCCTAGATGAGTGAAAGACTAAAATCAACCCCCATCCCAGctggactcacacacacacacacacacacacacacacacacacacacacacacacacacacacacacacacacacacacaccacacacacacacacacacacacacacacacacacacacacacacacacacacacacacacacacacacacacacacacacacacacacacacacacacactttacccCACACTGGGGAGTTAGACACACAGCTTTATGGACAGCTGATAAGAACAGGTTTAGCTGGTGGCTACTGTTTGAAGCAGGTCAAGCAGAACAGAATCTGTTCATGTCTTTTTGTTTCTATAGTTCATTCTGAAAAAGACtgcattttgttttttgttttgctgtTTTTATAGACAATAATCAATTGTGTTAGATGCACACATGCTCTTAACGCTGAAGGGTTGGTGTCAGTATTGTGCCCACGCGGGGTGTGTAAAAGCCCTTTTTTTGCCCCATTAGGCACAGTTTGATCATGCCCCTGGGAGATCAGCACATTCTCTTGGTCTGTGAGACTGTGCACGAGAGGCTACACTGCAGATTAACCAACTCTCTGATTTCCCGTTTTATTTGTACAAGTGGAAGTGCCACTGAGGGCTAGAGAAGCAAAATGTGAATATTTAtgttattttaaaacatttcaggAAACAAAATAAGcagatgtattttattttaaacagaAAAGTTGAATTACATTTATGAAGACCTCTCACTGAGAAAATCCTTTGTATGTGATTACATAATGAGGGTCATGAAATGTTTGCTTGTTATTTGGAAGATGTCAGCTTTAGTTCCTGGGGGTTGCAGGAAAGGCAGAGCCGATGTACTTCTTCCCATCGCCGTAGAAAGACCTTTCCCATGTGTAGGTTTGGATCATGAGCTTCTTCCCTCCCAGGCTCAGGTGACACCTGCGGATGAGGGATAATATAAACAAATCGGAATCAGAAACGATCTACATGCAAGAAAACATCGCAGGTCCTTTAGGTATACTCACTGTTTTCCAGGACGAGTGATGTAGCAGAGGCTGTACAAAGCAAAGTCAAATTCAGGGCTGCAGCCAATGACTGCAGATCCGACCTGCTTGAAGTAGCCCTCCCACATGAACTGCATTCCCAGGACATCAGGGTAGGAAGTCCACTGAGAGCAGGGGGAAGAAAGAAAGAGGAGAAATGATGGAGTGCTACACATGTCACATGTTGAATGAACACATTGAGGTCTGTGTTGGGTATGCTTACAGGCCCATTGAAGCTGTGGCTGTAGTAGTTCAGCTTTCCGCTTTTCTCCAGAAGGTAAAACTGGATCCAGTTGTGGAACCCAGACACTTTTCCTCCCTTGATCTCACCTGTCACAGAATGTGTTTCTTAATAATCATGAAAACACTTTTTGGGGCAAAACATCTGTGCTTTTTGGAAGAAATGTGCACTGTCCGAACCTGCAAAGATGTGTTCAAAGCCGCTGGagtccttcttgttgttgttgcgaGAGTACAGACCAAACCACATCATCTTCAGGTCCTGAAGGAACTCTTCCTCTGAAGCGTAGACGCCTTAAAATACAGAATCACAGAACACTGTAAGCACTATATATGTTAAACTGTGAGAGAAATACATGAGGCAAAGATACTGCACGTGTAAAAGGCAATCGTGGAATTTTAAGAGTCCTTTAAAATCCTTTTACCTGTAACGTTATCCAGTAGATTAATTTAAACACTGAAAATAGGATCATAGAGCTCATCTGATACTTTAATGGCGCCAATTTGACAACATATAAACAAATATAGTCTTGAAAGAAAACAACTGGGCTTAAATTGTAACCCAAGGATGTTACATATTAATTAATACATTAATACATATTTTGTCTTTCAATTTGTGATTACAATTTCTTTTGTAATGTTGGCATGTGGCTGGTTACTCCCCCCTGCTGTTACGTTGACGTAGTTACCCTTGGTGTAGAGGAAAGCAAACAGCTCACGGCCCAACTCGGTGTTGGCCATGGTCTCCCTGACGAAGTCTTCCTGCTCGGCCAGCTGCTGCTGGCTGAAGTCTTCATTCTGACCGGTCATCCTGTTGTAGTTGTCCAGCACCGCCAGGAAGGCAGTGTAGGTGGGCCTGGAGAACAGAACCTCCTCGTTCAGGTATTGGAACAAGCTGGGGACACAGAAACAAACACATGATGAGACAGGAAAATAGGGTAAAATATACTAAACATTAGGGTCAAGAAGATCTCCTCACTTTCCAGAAGAGAGATCGGTCATGGAGCTGGTCTGAGAGTCGTGCACCAGAGCCTGAGGGTCAATGATCAGCTCTGAGGATGAAGCCTTGTTTGAATCCAGAGCGTAGAGCGCCTCAGAGAGAGACTTGATCTCAGCATCAGTGATCACACCACCACTGCCTCCTCCATTACCtgcacaacaccacacacacagattatGTCTTCATCATATTAGTGTTTCAAATGGGGACCATGGTTAAACAAAAAGAAAGCTATATCAAAACATAGATTTACAATGTCTCACACAATGTATCattatttaataaaaacactttCTCAAGTCTCACACTTCAACAAGCTGAACTACTCATCCATGCAAGTCCTGTTTATGCAATATTCTACTGATAAAGCATGTTTTTGGGAAGTGGGCACACAACTGGAAAATTAAACTTTCAATGATACTACACAAGAGTTTGTAAACGGGTGTTTTCATATAGTTATGCTGTTGTCCAACGGGATCATAATTCCTAATCAAGACTTTCTCTGTTGATATTTCATTTACCGCGGAGGCAtgcaaataaaacaaagttttcttgaataatttaagttaaCAGGTTGAGTGATTTAATATACAAAATTATTGTTTTGAGGGTTAAGTACAGTATATCAAATAAAATGGTATAGTTACTAAGTTCCACCTTGAGCAACTTCAAAGTTAAAGTTAATCTTCCCTCATGATATTGTAATGATAATATAAACACTCCGCAATGGTCATTCTTCACAATGAGTACTtttattaaatcatattttagactgcactgtaacttttatccatgtattttccttaatgtttattttattagcactgtaacttttatccatgtactttttcttgtaatgtttaattgaactattcatattttagactgcactgtaacttttatccatgtatttttccttaatgtttattttattagcttttcttttttaatgcttaatgtctttcatttcttttttgtaaagcactttgaattaccctgcgtcgaaaagtgctatataaataaacttgccttgccttgccttgccttgccttgccttgccttgccttttaccGACAGAGTTCAAGTTGAATTTGTAAGTAAAACTTCTGTAACTTTACTTTAGAAATTTTTTTAAGGAAAGATGTGTAATGGAGTACATTTATATTGTAGTATTGCTTTTTGTATTACAGTAAAGGACCTTAATACTCCTCCCACCACTGAGTATTATAACTGTTGAAGAATGGTGCAGTTTAGAGGGAAGAGCAAACTGAACTTTGTTTTGCTTGCAGTAGGTTTTATAGCACAACAGCAGCACCCGCTGGTCAAACACTGAACAAAGATTTTACACAAGGGAGGTCGGCCACGAAAGCAAACAGTGTTGAAATATTCAGCCTTCACTGAAGAACACTTACTATTACCACCATTTTAAAGATTTTTATTACGAGTAAGTTTCTTCATTTAACATCTTTCTTTAATTAAAGTTAAGATTCTTTATCAGCAAAAATGTAGGCTACTTgaagtatcaaaagtaaaacgTCCCTGTGATCAATATGTTGATATATATTAATAAATGACTTAATACAAATGCATTCTTCCTCTACAGTTGGGTAGTTTagtccagtggttcccaacctgggggctGTGACCATACAAAGGGTCCAAAACAAATCGTAGGGGTCGTGAGGTTAGAAGGAGACGTAGAAAGAATAAAATAGTTGTACAGTTTTCTTTGGATTCTCCTATCATCTTTGcttttttgtgaaatgttggaTTATGTCACTCTTGAAGCCTCGAGTTGTTGTTTAAATGACAGTATAAGGGATCATCTCTTTTCAGCACAACTCATAGGTTtctgactgtttttcagtgcagCGCCATGGGACTGATGACGGTTAGATTCAGTGTCCACCATGGGAAAGGGACCAGGTGTCACGAGTAGCTGCTTAGGAAAGACAAACAGATAAAcacggggtgggggggggggggggggcttactgTCACAGAGGTCTGCGTAGTCGCTGCAGCAGTTTTGGTGCTGGGCACACTTGGAGTTGCAGTGGCACTCGTTCTGAGAATTGAATTGCTCATCACATCTGCCTTTACAAGATAAGGCCGAAGCTAGAGAGGAAAACAAACCGTTAACTTTCCACAGAAGTCTACTGAGTGATAACAAATAATGAAACCCTCATGAATGAAAATGTAATATAATTGAATCTGtgataaaaaacaataaaaattaAGCTTGTATCTCTACATGAAGATATTATTTTTGAATGAATCTGAATTGTATTCAAACAAAAGACATTGTGCATGTTTTCTCACTGGATGTATTTTTGTAATGTCTGCATATCTTTTTAGCTACACCCACACAAGTATTTCTCAACCTCCAAATGCACAATGGAAAATATTGCTTCACTGGAAAAAGTGAATGCTTTAGCAAGAACGGTTAAAATGTATTCAAAGGTCTGAATCAAAACTGGAGGTGTAATCTATTATCAAATGCACTGCCTGTGGTTTTAATCATTATCCAGTACTACTAAATATGTCTTATAATCATTTCTAAGTACTGGTTTTGCTTGATCTACATAATAAGTCAACTTAAAATAGTAAAAAGATCCTGCTTGATTTGCATGATAATCAAATTCAAGTACATAATTCAGAATATTTTAAGTTCTAAAATAAGCTTTTGTCACTCACTTTTACAAACGTTGGTGTAGTCAGAGCAACAGTCTTTGAAGCGCTCACAGGACGTGTTACACTGACAGGAGAAACTGTTGTCGGTGCCGTAACCACAGCGACCCACACATGTATCCAGAGAGTCTGAGGAGCAATTCGACACATTAGCAACTTAAAAACAATCCTATTTTAAACTGTAATCAGTGTTTGGGAGGCTACTTGGAAAGCAAGGTTTTGCAAGCTTATGTCACTTTTAAAAAGGTTGAACTACAGCGAAGCGACCCTAAAAAAGTTGATTAAACTaatctgtgggggggggggggggggaggtcaATGCAAACCTATTGGAGACAAAAGCAAATGACATAATAACACGATAAAGTCACATGCCAACAacctttttaaatatttaacttatatttaaAAGCATTGATGGCCAAAGGGGGTTTCATTTAATTCATTAACTGTATTTTTATGGCACATTTTTTggatatattatgtatttaattacacaaagaaGGCACAATAAATATAAACCActacaaaatatagttaaaatacCAGTCCAATCACATGAAGCTAACTTCTCCCGAACAGCGCCTGTAGTAATAGCTTATGGTGATAAAAGAGCATAAAAAGTATCTTACTGCTGTATCCCTGGTGGAACAGGGTCACCCAGAGTGCAAGGAAAGCGATGACCTTCATCTTGGCTCCGCTGTAATGTGATCACAGACTGACTGTTTGAACGTTCCTCTTTTATAACAAGTTTTGCATGACCCACCCAAAACTGACTTGAATCCAGCCCATTAGTCAGGATGCCTCACTTCATTGCAATGATGTCCCAGATAACTTATGTTGTCAGGTCTTCCAAACTGTGAGCTTTTGTTCCTTATTGGGATTTGTGAAGGATTACTAATCGATATCTTGTAGAACAGGACGTCCTATCAATTATTTATTTCATAAAGTGTAAATAGAACTTTCTATGTATCTCTTCTCTGTGAAACTGCTCACCTGTTTAGCACACAGGCGGCACTTTAATGTATCAAAACAAATCCATATCAAGGTGCGAGCTGCGATACTGACTACTGATTTTAATGTAATTGTTGTAACATTGATATTAAGAAACAAAATGTCCCTTTAATTTGATTACAATTTAAGGTGCTACTGTCAAACAcaaattacatttaaagaaaagaaaattacAGGACTagacgttcatatttctcctgCCAAAAGGTCCAGATGCTGCATTTCACAGGCTTTGTGCAAGGTCAGTGAACTCAGAATAGCTCACTGCCTCTCTGTCCGAGGGCACATGTGAAGGTGCATGTGGGCCCTCTAAATAATGAATATATGTATACAATCAAATGGTGATTATTACTCTGAGGCTTTTACATGCTTTAAAACAGACACTTACAAAAGAAAATGACAGCTGAATTTCAGTTTGAAACAATAAGAGATAACCAGATCAAGAACAGTTTGCAGTTTTACCTGGGAGTTGATGCCTTTCTGTCGGTGTAGTTTGAACAGTAAAAGTTGAGGTATTCAGATATTTTACTGAAGTAGGAGTAATGACGTGAGACTACATTGCAGTTaaattcctgcattcaaaattgtACCAAATgcagcagggacgtgcacagacatttggaggggctattgctctaaactagaaaaagggccctgccccccccccagaaaAAAACATAAGACCTTTTGAATTTTTTTCTAAATGAAATCCAGGGAAatcttttgttttgcggtccatatatcattaaaatatataatgttacTAACTATTAAAGagatggggacaattctgttttaatgtaggctagtttgaccattgtaacttctgtgcagacatactgataaaatagggcttctaagtaattttcttaaataaactcactaattaattaaaccagttcaatacgcattattcttattcttatcattctttatgagcgcagtaatggtaaggtatctaattactgaTTTATTTAGGATTCCATAAcctaataacagagatggtcaaactaaagtagagacatagcagaaatcctacaatgaagcgggacagtgaagtgttctctgtgagagggcgatcaagaaaagagagagagcgcccccgttgagggagtttacggagcagatgaagagacacagaaagacagaagcacaataacaagtatAACCTATTTAGATTGTTTTGGtgtaaataaccgacggtgtcaagaggaagtaaagtgcCCTGGTTTGTCCCCTACTCTAACTGCCCTGAGAAAACTCAAAATCAATAtaagcatatttaaaaacggggacatttccggggacagatTGACCTGGGGATTTGCCACCAAAGCCAGGTGGGCATTTGGTATGATCACCATAGCCATATGAGGCCGGAGGGCTGTCCTTTGCTTTCAGCagtcagattgtaaacaaagtcacgtgacgtgactgggggcagatgacagcgctgacaaggtgtgttttatcgcagcgagacgctacaatacttgtgggcttatcatgtttattcggtcacaacagaaaaaacataaacctctcactctctccagaggggcaggtcagccacaAATGACAAAAGGGCcattgcccgggcaacattagcccgtaccagTGCACGTCTCTGAAATGCAgttatttaattaaatatactTTAATCACCCATCTCTATTTCCCCAATAACCATAAATTAaattgtagcattttatttccCTTATCAAGTATAGTGCCCAGTAGTGAGTTAGAAAAGACAAAGATAGAGAAAGTGTTTCTTTCACAAATTAGAAGCATAACCCAAAAGCAGACACTGGACAGGCAAGCTGGTTAAAAAAAAGAGTATTGTATTAAGAGGAGAAACAGGAAAGGTGAGATAGAGGCTGAAAGGTACGGGTGGGGTGGGGCTGAAGAAATGTCAAAGAAACAGGTACGAACaagaaaatatatgtttttatttaaaagagAAAGAATGAGGTAATTGCTAGCAGCAATCTCTTACAATCTCCTCCGTCCACATGCTGCCCCatcccggaacctgcggtccttagactctggcctgctcaccaccccctgTGGCAGCCCCTGTGCACCCAatgctctccctgcggagatccgCAACATCCCCACGCTTGACGCCTAGTTTGCCAAGGCCTTCGGCCCctaatttatttgttattttgtctgtctgactgtttaTCTGTCtgccttttgtttttgttttgtttgtttttactcCTGTTTATCTTTGAAAAGCAACCTTGGGTCCCATGAAAGGCActatataaatccaagctaTTATTATAATTGTGATTTGAGTGATAGTATCCGATGCTCCTACTGTATAATAGAAGGATAAAGCAACCAGATACAATTTGATAACTGGGTAAAATCtgaaatattatttttaatgacttGGTAAACTGGCTGGGTAAATGTATCATTAATCATTAGTTGATTTAATTCGGATTCCCCAAAGTTACTGGTACTAATGTTGTCAATAAGTGTAGTAttttaaaaagtacaatatctgcTGTTCAAATGATAGCCTttaaagtagcataaaatggaaatagtGAAGTGCCTCAATTGTCATGGTTTTGGATTTATGTTTTCCacctttgtttttaaatgttttcctctttgtataatgtctggtccctctccctgggtccttctcacttcggttaaatggattccattgcgtccctcacttgcgtcgtttccctgcgactagtccctcccaccagggaagcatagagggacgcaaggaaaccacgagaagcagggaaattaggctgaagtcgaatagtccatttagcgtaggaaccttcctaaaggagtgaaatgacccggaagtccctcagtggcagccatgataagtgccgttcgaattctctagaatgatgagaatgataggaaaggaggtttcataaaattaagtctgacttcaaaatatatctcaaataatgtatgcactgtcatttccccacgtaaacataacagtctgcaatgacatggttgtctcgtgttccacttcctccttggtgcatcggtaactttctcaaaaaaaaataaagtcaggagaacggattcgtttctcgtgcgcacgagatactaacccgttatcctgacttttttttttctccctctgtttttttttttttttttttcatgtccctttagggcaggggtgtcaaactcaaggcccgggggccaaatccggcccgcaacttcattttatgtggcccgcaagagcttgcaaagaatataatatacgGTTACTtgccgatttacagaaacaggttgcccataaactacatgtcccacaatgcatctgattttgtgacatgcacactgaagagacttgcaattatttgccctgctttcagacgtagttatttatgaagttattaccctata from Pseudochaenichthys georgianus chromosome 5, fPseGeo1.2, whole genome shotgun sequence harbors:
- the endou gene encoding uridylate-specific endoribonuclease A, whose product is MKVIAFLALWVTLFHQGYSNSLDTCVGRCGYGTDNSFSCQCNTSCERFKDCCSDYTNVCKTSALSCKGRCDEQFNSQNECHCNSKCAQHQNCCSDYADLCDSNGGGSGGVITDAEIKSLSEALYALDSNKASSSELIIDPQALVHDSQTSSMTDLSSGNLFQYLNEEVLFSRPTYTAFLAVLDNYNRMTGQNEDFSQQQLAEQEDFVRETMANTELGRELFAFLYTKGVYASEEEFLQDLKMMWFGLYSRNNNKKDSSGFEHIFAGEIKGGKVSGFHNWIQFYLLEKSGKLNYYSHSFNGPWTSYPDVLGMQFMWEGYFKQVGSAVIGCSPEFDFALYSLCYITRPGKQCHLSLGGKKLMIQTYTWERSFYGDGKKYIGSAFPATPRN